The nucleotide sequence TTAGTTCCATAAAGCATttcatgaattaaaaaatatcctTCTGGAAGTAAGAGCAAAGTAActtattttgttacattttattACGGAATTAGAAGCTCGGATTCGCAATGAGAAGTCCATAGTATCGTTGAAAGGTGTTTCCAAGACTATACTGCGATGTGGGCAGGGCAGTCGCTAATAATCTGTTACTCACATTTTCCGAAAGTGTAtccatatatttgtataaaataaaaaataaataaaaaaaaacaacaatggtttatttcttaattgaaaaatattgaatcacTTACTTATAATCGCATACTTTTTTCGTTCCATTCTCCTTCACAGAATCTACGCAGCACGGCGTGGACGGCGGCCCTGTATCGTGGCGTTTAACGCTCGATCAGGATCTTATTGACACGCTCAAACGTAGTTTCCCAACTTGGTTTCAAGCGTCCGCCAGCAGTGACATCACCACCACTACTTCaataacgacaacaacaacagcaatcacACCGGCTACAACGCTCTATAAATCAAAAACCACAGAACCAACGGAAAACGTAAAGTCAGTAATCGTAAACCAACAAACCGTCGTTGAGACAAGCAAACACACGAGCGACAGTAACGGTAACTGTAACGGTAATAGCAACACGAATACTCATCACAACAACACTATTATCAACATCGCCAAAAGTGGTAACAATTGTACGACACCCATCACTGTTGACACCACAAACCATCTGCATCAACAACTGCCATATCTACATCATCACCATTTGCATCATCACAGCAACGGCAACAGCTTAAAGCGACACAACAGCGACAGCATTGGGAAAAACATTTCTTCCCCACAGCTCAACGGTTGCAGTTATTCAGCAATTTTATCCTCTTCATCATCAGCTTCACCTGCTTCGTCGATAGCATCGAATTGCTCTGCAGTCTCCTCGAAGAAATCCATATCGAGTCataaaagcagcagcagcagtagcagtagttcttcgtcatcatcatcttccTCGAAATCATCGTCTTCCTCTGCCACTTCAGCTAGTTCGAAAAATTCGTCTGCGAACGCTTCCACATCCGTGAAGGCAACATCTGAGAAATTCAACAACGCCGCGAACGGCGTACATCACAAAACCTCGAACGCCGCGCTTGTCGAAACGGGGAAGAAGTGTGTAGCGACAAAAGCAGCTGTGAAATCGGCTGTCAAGTCGGTGGTGAAAGCGCGTGAAAAGTCAGCAGCGTCAACGCTTTCAGCGTCTTCAACAGTGGCGGTAGCAGCAGTAGCGACCACCGCAAACTTAAAAGGGTCGTCGTCGTCAACGAAGGCAATTACGAAATCAGCTTCATTGCACTCACTTAGCAGCTGTTCCGGCTCCGGCTCCGCTTCACTACTCGCAACATTCTCGTCGCCCGGATCGACTGCAACTACCGTAGAGATTATATCGGATACGTCGTGTAACGCGCTCCTAACAGAGTCTCAATTTGGTGGCAAAGTGGGCTTCGGGCATACATTTCAAAACGTTATACTGTTGCAGGAAGCAAACGACGACATGTCTGAAGgtgagtgtacaaaaaaaaaaaaaaaaaaaattgagtgggCTCAGATGCTGATGGGAGATGCGATGGGTATAacggacatttttttttctcggCTCTGTTTTTCTTTCTTGCCTTCGATTCTTGTAACAGGTGAGCAATGCTTGAATGCagtagcggcagcagcagcagcagcagtagcagcaccACCATCATTCCTATGTGGCGGTGGTGGTATTAGCAGTGATGATGGCACAAATTCCGATGCTTATGATCCGAGGCAATCACCGCCGAAGGCGATCGTTGATTCCAGTCCACTGCAGCCGGCAATGGATAAGAATAAAGAATGTAAGTAttgcattttatattaaaaaaaaaaaaaaaaaaatgtaaacatatattaaattaaggGAAAGTGGAGGTAAATTGCGATTTTTCTATTTCTGATATATTtagcttgtttttttatttgtatttactccATAACCTTAAGCTGATTTTTTCTGgacctttttcttttttttctttctcggCCCCTATTTTTTCCTTTACTAAGTAGAAACAAGTTTTTATTACATACACACGCAACCCTTGGTTTTGCTTAATAAGTCAAGTGTCAAAGTCATCGGTTTATTTGCTCGTTTGCCACTTCTTTATAAAAGTTTTCTCCTCTAAGTTTACTTGTCCACAATGCCGGACATTTTTCACAGTTTTTTAAACggccatatatttttatttcctatacaattatgtatatacgtaaatacaaGTGTGCTTcgtcatatgaatgtatgtatatgtggatATGCGTGGGCGTAATCTGCACAAAGTTTTAAGACAGTGCAATATTGCCCGTACCAGCAAAGCGTCGAGCAGTGGAGTAAAGTAAAAAGTGGCACATGTTTGCGGTCTATTAAGTTTTTTGCGTTCTCTATTTTTCCTTTGGGAAACTTCTAATTCatgaaaataagtttatttaagttaaataaCAAGGCAGAGAAAGGAATTTATTATGCAGGGTGTCTCACTAACTTTAATGTTTTGTGTGATggataaaaaaatcgatatttttgcCTTTACACATCGCGTgggacataaaaaaaaaattacaaaaaaatataaaaaaaatctacattgtatatacttataaaggATTttacaataacaggtgttatctttcgctatcgagagatgattaacgattttgtatggccggaattggatggtattgatctggacaacgtttatgttcagcaagacgacgctacgtgctACACAAGCCTCtcgatttaacaccttgtgactttttactTTGGGACCAcgtaaaagagaaggtctacggcaacagcccagggtggattcaagacctcaaagacggaattcgtgaggctatcgaggacatagggcagtcacTTTGCGATTcgcttatgaaaaatttcatcaaaaggaTATTGACCTGTATGCGCGGTCGTGCCGGCcttttgcctgatgttatttttcactattaacggcatacgtttctctttataatgaaaaaaaacatcCGTGAaacatttatgttaaaaaatagcatttttctttgaatatcaaaataaaacttcttattaaaaaccctttataactcCTTAGGAGATCAATAGTTCCTCGGCCGGCAGTCCAGACTAGACATCTTTAGGGTTGCCGTTTATGTGTAATAAACAATAATGGAAAtaactttgtttgttttggaaaattttctccttggaagtcaatacatttttgcattcgcttgaatcaattttcaaagcactttcgtcactcagaagtggatacctctaAAGCGAGCTGTTTTTATAGGCTTCAAACGCTTCTTCAGACTTTGAAAAACATTGATcgcgcaatttatttttgatatttgggaaacgaaaagaaatcattaggtgtCAAATCAGGGCTGTAAGGCGGGTTACCCTTTAATTTGACCTTTTGCTGGGTACTCAAAAGAtctcttgtgtgagccgatacgtgagagctcaAATTGTCTTGTCTTCAGGTCTTGGTTTCTCTTAACTCTCCGAAAACTTCAGATAAACAAATGGCTGTGTACTTGTATATTACAACACAAAATTTACTGTTTGAAGTTTCTTTAGTGGTACGAGtagaaagaaaaaaccaaaaaaaaaaaaaaaaaaaaaataaataaataaatagaataaaataaaaaaaacgaccGTTTTCTTTGAGGTGAcatagacgtgctttgaaccaccgcgactgaatttcttcaacatctcTTTGCACCAATCGACAAGAGTCTTTTTTTAGGCAATTGTCCCATTATGCGGTATTCAATGtgaacaaatcttcttgacgaccaaatgctcataaaatattgaataaatgctGTTCCTGTCCCACTAATGCCCAAGGATGTCTCCAACTCGGGATGTATCACACGGCGATTTTGCTTTATCAACTGACCCACAGCATCGATTGTTTCTCGTACAATAATCGTTTTTGGACGGCGTTCATGAAATGCATCCTTCATAGATCGACAGCCACGTTGCACCTCGTTGTACCACACTTTTACAGTAGCCAGGTATGATGCTTCAATTCGAAGGAAGTTGATCAATCCATTCCTGAATTAATTTTGAGTTAATTCCATATTTTGGGTCAGATTAAGTTTTCAACTCATTGAACGAAGAGTAAATAAAGGTCGGTAGTGAAAAcgttatatgtaaatttatggtaaaaaataccaaacttttcgataaaaatatcgaactacCGCTCATCACAtaggcaaaaaatataaattatttacttgAAGGAAACCAGTTGTGCTCCatcaaagtttatttaattttaaatgtttttgaaatttcattctTAGTTCCCATTTACGATATATTTgagtatatttaaaaatgtatacatttatCAGGTTTCAGGTTTATAGGCTGATAggtttacatatttttcttgcGTGATGAGTTTCACGCCGTGTcgcttttgcatattttcgagcgcctaattattgtattttcaataataaaagtttcCATATCATGATTACCTATTGTTGGAAAACTCTCAATAAATCAATACGGAACTTCTATGTAGAATTCCGAAAAATTCCATCAATCAGTTAAATTGGAATTTCGTCGAAGTTCAGAAAGTTTAGTCCAACTAAACCTTTGTGGTATAAATTTAGCTAAAGTAACctaatagataattttaataatagcttattttcataTTACGAACCCGAGATTTTCGTACTGCTTCGAATTGAACcgcattttaatatttcaattatgaatttgtgttattttttactttgatatTGCAAATTAGTTTAAAAGCAGTTCTCTAAAGCCACTAAAATGCTGCCTCATTTATAAAAACTGATAATTTTGAAGATACTCGAATGTAAACCATCTGTGTCATCAGGCATTTTGACCGTCAACAGATTCGGACTGTGCAGCATAGCCCATAcatatactcacacacacactcatgtatatttcaaatattttatagcatatatgtatatatttttgtcacATGCATCTATTCCTCTAGACATTACAAATCAAGTTTACTCATTTACAcgctcatatatgtacatatacatacgtatatatgtacccGTACTTGGTTTGCAGATTTACTCATCCGGCTCTTCGTCAGCAAGGAAGTATTTTCAGCAATTCATAGCCTTAAAATATGATTTGCGAATCACGTACACGTCACTGCATGCAATTTACGAACTAAAATCGCTGTATACTCGCCCGATTATATTcgttttatattttgctttgaATTGCAACTGAAATGTGGGCCGCTATATTTAAGTCATGGCGAGTCATATGCGTTGGCTCTTAGTGGGTGGTtaggtgagtgagtgagtggagcatgagacacaaattttcccTCCTTTGCACTCTCAATGCTTGGTAATTACTGTATCTAGTTCCTCTTCATCCTTAAATATTCGCTCCCGCAATTCCTTTTTCAATATGCTAAAACTTAAGTAGTCGTTGGGAGCCAGACTCGGGTAGCCTATATAGTAGCTGAATAATCGTGATGTTGTTGTGGTACCAGCATAAACCGTCCTCATACATTCACGGGTAATGCTGCTAAagagacagtccttggccggatatacatAAACCCGGGTCGTTCTGGTtacgtagaactgactgtcgtggGGACGAGGTGTATAATCTCTTCGGAGCCAGTTTCGCTTAAGGTCGTCTACTAAAAGAAAGGAAAATTCACTTGCTTTCCCCACAACTGATTTAACTTTCTTAGGGATCCCAACCCGAATTGGTTGTTAATTTGACATACGACTTTTCCACTTCAGATTTCTTCACagcttttcactattttcattGGTTGTATAGactattattttgatttattaccaACCtgacaaatttacattttatcaaTGGTTATAATTCCATTCACATATTCGTTAGAGAGGTCTCCTGTGACGTTTGATCAAATTAAtatattcattaagaaaaaaaaaaaacaattaaacagttttgaaaactaaaatatatttgttttaaatgaaagaggttttaaaaattaacttaaattaaaaaagttttaaatagtaaaaaataaaaaatctctcaactaaaaaattaaaaaaaaaaagctttaactaaaagataaaaaaaaactttaaaaattaaacaaagttttcagaattaaaaaaaaaattagaaataaaaaatatttcaacatttgtaaaaattaaaaaagatttgaaaatataaagaaatgaaaaaaattaaaaaaaaaaaaaaaattaactaagaagtacatttcgttttttttttgtataaatatatttaaaaaaaattaaaagctctATCAAAACATtatgaagacattttttttaattacaaatttttaaaaataaaaaaaaagttaatcaaaatgaaaaacaagtttagaaaatgaaaaagcttaaaaattaaaaagtttttaaaactgtaaaaagtaTTAATCTCGTGTTTTTACTTCTGAtagtttgtaaataaaatataaaaacaatttctatAGGCCCTCaaaaaagttttccaaattaaagcgtttcttttttttttaatatttttgagaaattaaacacatttttttgaattaaaacttaaacaaatttaaaactaaaaaaattttaaacttaaaaaaaaaaccaaatgttgtaacacaaaaacacaaaaactacaaaaacaaaaaatgtatcaaatgtatttttttttaagtaaaaacgaAAAGacacaaaaactgaaaaaaatattaacacaatttttaaaattaaaaaaaaaaaaaaaaaaaaaagaaacttttgtaccaaaaactaaacaaaaaaaaatttgtatcaaaaactaaaaaattttttttaaatttttaagtaaaaacgaaaagaaacaaaatctgaaaaaaataaaaaatattcagctctttttctttctgatagtttgttaataaaatataaaaacaatttatttataaaaaaaaaaaaaaataaaacttaaaaaaaaattgaattaaaaactaaaaaatagcaaaaatagttttaagtaaaaaaaaaaaaaaaaaaaaaaaaaaaaaatgtttaataaaaaaaacttcgaaattaaaaaaggttattaacttaaagaaaaataaaaaaaaaattaaatctcgtGGTTTTTTTATAGGGACCCTAAAaaagtttcgaaaataaaattttttaatatgtttttggaaagtaaatcaaatatttaggattaaaaaattcaaaaaatttaaaaacagattttaaattaaaaaatatatatattaatcttTATCAAAAGTattattcttgttttttttatttttttgtacaatatggttTAATATAATTTGCACAGAAGATGCACTCTTTGATGTTGGTGGATTTCTGCATTATATTGTTCTTGTAGTTAGGTCCTAAAAGTTAAATAGAAGCCCGTTATTTTCGTTGTCGAATACTGGA is from Anastrepha ludens isolate Willacy chromosome 4, idAnaLude1.1, whole genome shotgun sequence and encodes:
- the LOC128861080 gene encoding uncharacterized protein DDB_G0271670-like, with translation MPQITAHSEMAAYILTYNHFSTLCIVELCTPRQVTKQAELVWTRCCGKVESTQHGVDGGPVSWRLTLDQDLIDTLKRSFPTWFQASASSDITTTTSITTTTTAITPATTLYKSKTTEPTENVKSVIVNQQTVVETSKHTSDSNGNCNGNSNTNTHHNNTIINIAKSGNNCTTPITVDTTNHLHQQLPYLHHHHLHHHSNGNSLKRHNSDSIGKNISSPQLNGCSYSAILSSSSSASPASSIASNCSAVSSKKSISSHKSSSSSSSSSSSSSSSSKSSSSSATSASSKNSSANASTSVKATSEKFNNAANGVHHKTSNAALVETGKKCVATKAAVKSAVKSVVKAREKSAASTLSASSTVAVAAVATTANLKGSSSSTKRLYRIRRVTRS